The Methylomicrobium lacus LW14 genome window below encodes:
- a CDS encoding MlaC/ttg2D family ABC transporter substrate-binding protein — translation MKFKQFTIFGLCLFFMTLLPVSGAYSQDLLPPQQAIQDASDKLKLRLQDQSFKNDFAKIASFVNEVIYPHTDFDKISALVLGKLWKEASPDERERFKREFQTLLVRTYSRAFLEFKEWSVRFLPIDLEAGANKVIVKTEVLQPGIQPVGVNYRMFSSNTGQWKVYDIMIEGVSLVTNYRTTFTNEVQQKGSLAAVIDGLAKRNAEALSAKAAS, via the coding sequence ATGAAGTTCAAACAATTTACGATTTTCGGTTTATGTCTGTTCTTTATGACGTTGCTGCCGGTTTCGGGGGCGTATTCGCAAGACTTGTTGCCGCCTCAGCAGGCGATCCAGGATGCCTCCGACAAGCTGAAACTGCGTTTACAGGATCAATCATTTAAAAACGATTTCGCGAAAATCGCCTCATTTGTGAATGAGGTGATTTATCCGCATACCGATTTCGACAAGATTTCCGCGCTGGTGCTCGGCAAGCTGTGGAAAGAGGCGAGCCCAGATGAGCGCGAACGCTTCAAGCGCGAATTCCAAACCTTATTGGTCAGAACCTACTCGCGCGCCTTCCTCGAATTCAAGGAATGGTCGGTTCGCTTCCTGCCGATAGACTTGGAAGCCGGCGCGAACAAGGTGATCGTCAAAACCGAAGTGTTGCAGCCCGGCATCCAGCCGGTCGGCGTCAATTACCGGATGTTTTCGAGCAACACCGGACAGTGGAAGGTTTATGACATCATGATCGAAGGCGTCAGCCTGGTCACCAACTACCGGACGACCTTCACCAATGAAGTGCAGCAAAAAGGCTCGCTGGCGGCGGTGATCGACGGATTGGCCAAGCGTAATGCGGAAGCGTTGTCGGCCAAAGCCGCGTCCTGA
- the aroE gene encoding shikimate dehydrogenase, whose translation MSITDRYAVFGSPIKHSKSPRIHRLFAEQTGQALSYEAQEVTAEAFPAEVNGFFATGGKGLNCTVPLKELAYRFAGVKTERAERSKAVNTLALQADGSILGDNTDGCGLVTDLLANHQLTLAGERVLILGAGGASRGIIGPILEQAPSRLVIANRTADKAVLLAEEFNALGDLSGCGFEALAPLQFDLILNATSASLSGQLPPLPDHLLAAGGSCYDLAYGNEPTAFVRWGLEHGARLSLDGLGMLVEQAAEAFYIWRGVRPQTRPVIDLLDGERQTK comes from the coding sequence ATGAGCATAACGGACCGCTACGCCGTATTCGGCAGCCCGATCAAGCACAGCAAATCCCCCCGGATTCATCGCCTGTTCGCCGAACAGACCGGCCAAGCGTTGAGCTACGAGGCCCAGGAAGTCACGGCCGAGGCGTTTCCTGCCGAAGTTAACGGCTTCTTCGCGACCGGCGGCAAGGGGCTGAACTGCACGGTGCCGTTGAAAGAGCTGGCCTACCGCTTCGCGGGCGTCAAAACCGAACGCGCCGAACGCAGCAAGGCGGTCAACACGCTCGCGCTACAAGCGGACGGCAGCATTCTCGGCGACAACACCGACGGCTGCGGCCTGGTCACGGACCTGCTGGCAAATCATCAATTGACCCTGGCCGGCGAACGCGTGTTGATTCTCGGCGCCGGCGGCGCCAGCCGAGGCATCATCGGGCCGATCCTGGAGCAAGCGCCAAGCCGCTTGGTCATCGCAAACCGCACCGCCGATAAAGCCGTGTTGCTTGCCGAGGAATTCAACGCATTGGGCGACCTATCCGGCTGCGGCTTTGAAGCGCTCGCCCCGCTGCAATTCGACCTGATCCTGAATGCGACCTCCGCCAGCCTGAGCGGCCAGTTGCCCCCGCTGCCCGATCACCTGCTCGCAGCCGGGGGCAGTTGTTACGATCTCGCCTACGGCAACGAGCCGACCGCCTTCGTGCGCTGGGGATTAGAGCACGGCGCGCGGCTTAGCCTGGACGGCCTCGGCATGCTGGTCGAACAGGCGGCCGAAGCCTTCTACATCTGGCGCGGCGTGAGGCCGCAGACCCGACCGGTGATCGACCTGCTGGACGGGGAAAGGCAAACAAAATAG
- a CDS encoding ABC transporter transmembrane domain-containing protein, whose translation MRPYRGRIALAFVLLCLGSATILLVPLAFRDLIDFGFGQRQHAGAGLLGSLSLNGRFAVLFGLASLWALAVSARYYTVTWIGERVTADLRTAVYARVLVQSPQFFETLQTGEVLSRLTGDTILIQTVVGSSVSMGLRSLFQFVGGMVMLAVTSLHLFSLNLGLMALLTLPILAIGRKVKKLSRESQDKIADASALAGEILNAVPTVQAYTQEQRETRRFSERAEMSFKTAIRRTRVRAALTALIIMAVMGSIIFVLRIGANLVHEGGMTGGQLASFVLYAVLVAGGVGTLAEVWGDIMRAAGATGRLLELLHAQPAIVEANVPQPLPRPEIAEIRFDHVTFRYPSRPQTAALEGITLAIAPGESIALVGPSGAGKSTLFQLLLRFYEVSDGAIRFNGQDIRELSLQELRNRIAIVPQDPVIFSANALENIRYGRPDASDDEVIAAAKSAQVEEFINRLPEGYQTFLGERGTRLSGGQRQRIAIARAILRNAPLLLLDEATSALDAESEILVQEGLNTAMRGRTTLIIAHRLATVKKVGRIIVLNQGRIVETGAPEDLRKQSGLYAKLASLQFDIQ comes from the coding sequence ATGCGCCCCTACCGCGGCAGAATAGCGCTGGCTTTTGTGCTGCTGTGCCTCGGTTCGGCCACCATCCTGCTGGTGCCGTTGGCGTTTCGCGATCTGATCGATTTCGGTTTCGGGCAACGGCAACACGCCGGCGCCGGGCTGCTGGGTTCGCTGAGCCTGAACGGGCGCTTCGCGGTTCTGTTCGGATTGGCGAGCCTGTGGGCGTTGGCCGTTTCGGCGCGATATTACACCGTGACCTGGATAGGAGAGCGAGTCACGGCAGATCTGCGCACGGCGGTGTATGCGCGGGTGCTGGTACAGTCCCCACAATTTTTCGAGACTTTGCAAACCGGCGAAGTGCTGTCGCGCCTGACCGGCGACACCATCCTGATCCAGACCGTGGTCGGCAGCTCCGTTTCGATGGGCCTCAGAAGCCTGTTCCAGTTTGTGGGCGGCATGGTCATGCTGGCGGTGACCAGTCTGCATCTGTTCTCCCTGAATCTGGGCCTGATGGCTTTATTGACGCTGCCCATCTTAGCGATCGGCCGCAAAGTGAAAAAGCTCTCCCGCGAATCGCAGGACAAAATAGCGGATGCCTCGGCACTGGCCGGCGAGATTCTGAACGCGGTACCGACGGTCCAGGCCTATACCCAGGAACAGCGGGAAACCCGACGCTTCTCCGAGCGTGCGGAAATGAGTTTCAAGACCGCAATCCGGCGCACCCGGGTGCGTGCGGCGCTGACGGCGCTAATTATCATGGCCGTGATGGGATCGATTATTTTCGTGCTGCGGATCGGCGCGAACCTGGTGCATGAGGGCGGCATGACAGGCGGACAACTGGCGTCCTTCGTGCTGTATGCGGTCCTGGTGGCGGGCGGGGTCGGCACCCTGGCGGAAGTCTGGGGCGATATCATGCGGGCGGCCGGGGCAACCGGGCGCTTACTGGAACTGCTCCATGCCCAACCCGCCATCGTCGAAGCCAATGTGCCGCAACCGCTGCCGCGCCCCGAAATAGCCGAGATTCGCTTTGACCATGTCACCTTCCGTTACCCGTCGCGACCGCAGACGGCCGCGCTCGAAGGCATCACGCTCGCTATCGCTCCGGGCGAGAGCATCGCGCTCGTCGGCCCTTCCGGTGCGGGCAAGTCCACCCTGTTCCAGCTTTTATTGCGTTTCTACGAGGTATCGGATGGCGCCATTCGATTCAACGGGCAGGACATTCGCGAACTTTCCTTACAGGAATTACGCAACAGGATTGCCATCGTGCCGCAAGATCCGGTGATCTTCTCGGCCAATGCCCTGGAAAATATTCGTTACGGCCGCCCTGATGCCAGCGATGATGAAGTCATCGCCGCCGCAAAATCGGCGCAAGTGGAAGAATTCATCAACCGCCTGCCGGAAGGCTATCAGACCTTTCTGGGGGAACGCGGTACCCGCTTATCCGGCGGACAACGCCAGCGTATCGCCATCGCTCGGGCGATTTTGAGAAATGCGCCGCTTTTGCTGCTCGACGAAGCCACCAGCGCCCTGGATGCGGAATCCGAAATCCTGGTGCAGGAAGGCTTGAACACGGCCATGCGGGGGCGTACCACCCTGATCATTGCCCACCGGTTGGCCACGGTGAAGAAGGTCGGCCGTATCATCGTCCTGAACCAGGGACGTATCGTCGAAACCGGTGCTCCCGAGGATTTACGCAAACAGAGCGGGCTGTACGCTAAGCTCGCCAGCCTGCAATTCGACATTCAATAA
- the cysN gene encoding sulfate adenylyltransferase subunit CysN: MSHQSDLISTDINAYLAQHERKELLRFLTCGNVDDGKSTLIGRLLHDSKMIYEDQLAAVQADSVKSGTTGAGKIDLALLVDGLQAEREQGITIDVAYRYFSTSTRKFIIADTPGHEQYTRNMATGASTCDLAIILIDARYGVQTQTKRHSFIASLLGIQHIIVAINKMDLVDYSEATFDKIKQDYLQFTASLALHDVRFIPISALDGDNVVNRSGNMPWFGGEPLMDALNNVKIANDHNFSDARFPVQYVNRPNLDFRGFCGTVAAGVFKQGDKITALPSGKSSRIKAIVTYDGERAEAFPPMAVTFTLEDEIDISRGDMLIGNETQPATVADKFRAKIVWMHEKALTPGRQYTLKLATRSVSGSVSMIHHRIDVNTLEHHDASELKLNEIGNCTLTVNAPVVFDPYKTSKGTGSFIIIDRLTNGTVGAGMIIGTTEDEVSRPVSIAERAARFSQQAAAISISGANVSEIAYQLERKLFDNGHAATVLETSDAGLIQAIKNAGLIGLCVNGKEGCDSAFDSDKLPLDEIYNSLKDRKIIY; this comes from the coding sequence ATGTCCCACCAGTCCGATTTAATCAGTACCGACATCAACGCCTATCTGGCGCAACACGAGCGCAAGGAACTGCTCCGTTTTTTAACCTGCGGCAATGTCGATGACGGCAAAAGCACGCTGATCGGGCGTTTGCTGCACGATTCGAAAATGATCTATGAAGATCAACTGGCCGCGGTGCAGGCGGACAGCGTCAAATCGGGCACCACCGGCGCGGGCAAGATCGATCTGGCGCTGCTCGTTGACGGCTTGCAGGCCGAGCGCGAACAAGGCATCACGATCGACGTCGCTTACCGCTATTTTTCGACCTCGACGCGCAAATTCATCATCGCCGACACCCCGGGCCACGAACAATACACCCGCAACATGGCGACCGGCGCTTCGACCTGCGATCTCGCGATCATTCTGATCGACGCGCGCTACGGCGTGCAGACCCAGACCAAGCGGCACAGCTTCATCGCCTCCTTGCTGGGCATTCAGCACATCATCGTCGCGATCAACAAGATGGACCTGGTCGATTACAGTGAAGCGACTTTCGATAAAATCAAGCAGGACTATCTGCAATTCACCGCCTCGTTAGCCTTGCATGACGTCCGCTTCATCCCGATTTCGGCGCTGGACGGCGACAACGTGGTCAACCGCAGCGGCAACATGCCCTGGTTCGGCGGCGAACCTTTGATGGACGCGCTGAACAACGTCAAGATCGCGAATGACCACAATTTCTCCGACGCGCGTTTCCCGGTGCAATATGTGAACCGGCCGAACCTGGATTTCCGCGGCTTCTGCGGCACCGTCGCGGCCGGCGTGTTCAAGCAAGGCGACAAGATCACCGCCCTGCCCTCAGGTAAATCGAGCCGGATCAAGGCTATCGTGACCTATGACGGCGAACGCGCGGAAGCCTTCCCGCCGATGGCGGTCACCTTCACCCTCGAAGACGAGATCGATATCAGCCGCGGCGACATGCTCATCGGCAATGAAACCCAACCTGCGACCGTCGCCGACAAATTCCGCGCCAAAATCGTCTGGATGCACGAAAAGGCGCTGACGCCCGGCCGCCAATATACGCTCAAACTCGCGACGCGTAGCGTGTCCGGTTCGGTATCGATGATCCATCACCGGATCGACGTGAATACGCTCGAACACCACGATGCCAGCGAATTGAAGCTGAACGAAATCGGCAATTGCACCCTCACGGTCAATGCGCCGGTCGTATTCGATCCTTACAAAACGAGCAAGGGCACCGGCTCTTTCATCATCATCGACCGTCTGACCAACGGCACGGTCGGCGCGGGCATGATCATCGGCACGACCGAAGACGAAGTGTCGCGTCCGGTCAGCATCGCAGAACGCGCGGCCCGCTTCAGCCAGCAAGCGGCGGCGATCTCGATCAGCGGCGCGAACGTCAGCGAAATCGCTTATCAACTGGAAAGAAAACTGTTCGACAACGGCCATGCCGCGACCGTGCTGGAAACTTCGGATGCAGGTTTGATTCAGGCGATCAAAAACGCCGGCTTGATTGGCTTGTGCGTGAACGGCAAGGAAGGCTGCGACAGCGCGTTCGACAGCGATAAACTGCCGCTCGACGAAATTTACAACAGCCTGAAAGACAGGAAGATTATTTACTAA
- the hemB gene encoding porphobilinogen synthase: MSYHTINFPKTRMRRMRYNDFSRRLMREHRLTVDDLIYPVFVTEDSNQRVPIASMPGIERLSLDLLVEEAYELFSLGIPAIALFPVITPEKKSDLAKEAFNPEGLVQSAVRALKEAVPELGIITDVALDPYTSHGQDGLIDQDGYVLNDETIEVLVKQALSHADAGADIVAPSDMMDGRIGAIRQALEANHHRNTRILAYSAKYASSFYGPFRDAVGSSAALGKANKYNYQMDPANSDEALREIALDLQEGADMIMVKPGMPYLDIIRRAKDEFGVPTFAYQVSGEYAMLKAASINGWLDEKQVVLESLLAFKRAGSDAILTYFAKSVAEWLQD, translated from the coding sequence ATGTCCTATCATACCATCAATTTTCCTAAAACACGCATGAGAAGAATGCGTTATAACGATTTTTCGCGCCGCTTGATGCGCGAACATCGTTTGACCGTCGACGATCTGATTTATCCCGTTTTTGTGACCGAAGACAGCAATCAAAGAGTCCCGATCGCGTCGATGCCGGGCATCGAAAGACTGTCGCTGGACCTGCTGGTCGAAGAAGCCTACGAGTTATTCAGCCTGGGCATTCCGGCCATCGCCCTGTTTCCGGTCATCACTCCCGAGAAAAAATCCGACCTTGCGAAGGAAGCCTTCAATCCGGAAGGCCTCGTGCAAAGCGCCGTCAGGGCCTTAAAAGAAGCCGTACCGGAACTCGGCATCATTACCGACGTGGCGCTCGACCCTTATACCTCGCACGGCCAGGACGGCCTGATCGACCAAGACGGCTATGTGCTGAACGACGAAACGATCGAAGTGTTGGTCAAACAGGCCCTGTCGCACGCCGATGCCGGGGCCGACATCGTCGCGCCCTCGGACATGATGGACGGACGTATCGGCGCGATAAGGCAGGCGCTGGAAGCGAACCACCATCGCAACACCCGAATCTTAGCCTATTCCGCAAAATATGCATCGAGTTTTTACGGTCCGTTCCGCGACGCCGTCGGCTCGTCGGCCGCGCTCGGCAAGGCCAATAAATATAACTACCAGATGGACCCGGCCAATTCCGACGAGGCGCTGCGCGAAATCGCGCTGGATTTGCAGGAAGGCGCCGACATGATCATGGTCAAACCCGGCATGCCCTATCTCGACATCATTCGAAGGGCCAAGGACGAATTCGGCGTGCCGACCTTCGCCTATCAGGTCTCGGGCGAATACGCGATGTTGAAAGCGGCGTCGATCAACGGCTGGCTCGATGAAAAACAGGTCGTATTGGAATCATTACTGGCATTCAAGCGCGCCGGCAGCGATGCGATTCTGACTTATTTTGCCAAATCCGTGGCAGAATGGCTGCAAGATTGA
- the dinB gene encoding DNA polymerase IV: MTTGRPQRKIIHIDMDAFFAAVEQRDNPAYRGKAIVVGGRPDARGVVATCSYEARKYGIHSAMPSSHAYRLCPQVIFVKPRFEVYKEVSAVIRRIFSDYTELFEPLSLDEAYLDVSEVSRCQGSATLIAKEIKEKIRRQTGLTASAGISYNKFLAKIASDINKPDGLYLITPEQGPGFVEQLAIGKFHGIGKATEKKMHELGIRTGLDLKQWPLPLLAQHFGKSGQYYYDIARGIDNRPVRNVRPSKSVGVEITYQEDLEDTCQILEQLFGLLDKALTRLAAKQLTAHTLTIKLKYHNFVQITRSRTLPQAITRVEGFEAILADLLKDTEVGAKKVRLLGVALSSLDSAAPLNWRQLDLFD; the protein is encoded by the coding sequence ATGACGACCGGCCGGCCTCAACGCAAAATCATTCATATCGACATGGATGCCTTTTTCGCCGCGGTCGAGCAACGCGACAACCCGGCCTATCGCGGCAAAGCCATTGTCGTCGGCGGCCGGCCGGATGCGCGGGGCGTGGTCGCGACGTGCAGCTACGAAGCCCGAAAATACGGCATCCATTCGGCGATGCCGTCTTCCCACGCTTACCGCTTGTGCCCTCAGGTCATCTTCGTAAAACCGCGTTTCGAGGTTTATAAGGAAGTCTCGGCGGTCATTCGCCGCATTTTCTCCGACTATACCGAACTGTTCGAGCCCTTGTCGCTCGATGAAGCCTATCTGGACGTAAGCGAGGTGTCGCGCTGCCAGGGTTCTGCGACCCTGATCGCGAAGGAGATCAAGGAGAAGATTCGCCGGCAAACCGGGCTGACCGCCTCGGCCGGCATTTCCTACAACAAATTTCTGGCCAAGATCGCCTCCGACATCAACAAACCCGACGGTTTGTATTTGATCACGCCCGAGCAGGGGCCGGGATTCGTCGAACAGCTGGCGATCGGCAAATTTCACGGCATCGGCAAGGCCACCGAAAAAAAGATGCATGAATTAGGCATCCGCACCGGCCTTGACCTGAAACAATGGCCTTTGCCGTTGTTGGCGCAGCATTTCGGCAAGTCGGGACAGTATTATTACGATATTGCCCGCGGCATCGACAACCGGCCGGTCCGCAATGTCCGTCCGAGTAAATCGGTCGGCGTCGAAATCACCTACCAGGAGGACCTTGAAGACACTTGCCAAATCCTGGAGCAACTCTTCGGGCTGCTGGACAAGGCCCTGACCCGGCTGGCAGCGAAGCAACTGACCGCCCATACCCTCACGATCAAGCTTAAATATCACAACTTCGTGCAGATCACGCGCAGCAGAACGCTGCCGCAGGCGATCACACGAGTCGAGGGATTCGAGGCTATCCTGGCCGATTTGCTGAAAGATACCGAGGTCGGTGCGAAAAAGGTGCGCTTGCTCGGGGTTGCACTATCCTCCCTGGACTCGGCGGCGCCATTGAATTGGCGACAACTGGACTTGTTCGATTAG